Within Candidatus Zixiibacteriota bacterium, the genomic segment CAGGGTCACCTGAAGAACCGGCGCCACCCAGAATTCCCGAAACTGGGCCGAAGGAGAAAAAGCTTGAATCGATTTTTTCAGGTCGGCAACAAGCGCCGAATTCTGACGCGACAGATTTTCCACGGCATGCAGCCGGGTGGCTTCAAGACTGCGCGAGGTCTCCGCAAAAGCATTAATCTTCTGAGTAGTCTCGGCTTCTGGAGTGGCGAAAACCAAGACAGAGATGATGGTATCAATGGGAGAAGACTGATTCTTATCGATCAGCTCCGAAAGCGCTGGAGAGAGAGAAGCGGCCGACGCAGGAAAAGGGGTGATAACGGCGGAAAAAGTGATGACCAGGACAAAGAGATTCGATAAGTATTTCAGCATTTTGGTTCTCCTCAGCATCTTCTGATAGAGGTTCGAGCAACCGATATGCCGCAGGAGGAGGACATTTTGGAGATGCAAATGAAGATAATCCGGAACGGACGAACCAGACTCGCCAAGCCATAAGATATTGTGGCATTGTAACTTATATTGTTTATATAAACTGTTTATTTTATGCACAGTTTTGCTCAGGGAGATGGATTCATTTTGCAGGGCGGTCTTGAAGTATGCATATAGGAACAGGATTGCAGCCTCTTAACAGTTGAAATAAATCGTGGTTGAGTTTATTTTGGTTTGATGCGTCGATTCAAATTCCGAAATATCTTTTCAGACCCTCTGACCATTGTAATCTTGCTGGGGGGATTGTACCGACTTATCTATCTTCTTCACTATTATGCCAGCCCTGAATGGAGCCAACTGCTGGTCGATTCTCTCTATCATGACCGCTGGGCAGCGGCAATCGCATCGGGCGACTGGGTCGGAGCGGAAGCGTTCTTCCGCGCGCCGCTGTATATCTATTTTCTGGGATTAATTTACGTCGTATTTGGGCATTCAATTCTTATGGCAAGAATCGCCGGGTGTCTCTTTGGACTCATTTCTATTGGCCTCACCTATAAGATTGCGGAGAAGGTTTTCGACAAGCGTACTGCGGTCATAGCCGCCGGAATTCATGCCCTGTATCCATTGGCGGTTTACTATGAATCGGAATTGATGGTTGAGCCGTTTCTAACATTTCTGCTGGAGGCGGCAGTTCTGACACTTCTTTCGGCGGCGCAGCAACCGGGGTATCGCCGCTATGCATATTCGGGACTTCTTATGGGACTTGCCGCCATTACAAAACCGGTAGTACTGCCGCTTTTTATTGTTATCGCGGGGTACATTTTTCTCAGAAGCGGCGGAATCAAGAAGGCAGTCGGATTGTTTGCAGTTTTCATGGCAGGCGTTATCCTTGTCATTTTGCCGGTAACAATCAGGAATTATGCTGTCTCCAAAGACCCGGTGCTGGTGGCATCATCAGGAGGAATCAATTTTTATATTGGCAATAATTCTCGCGCTGACGGCTTGACGGCATCAGTCCCGGAAATCGGCGCTAACTGGCAAATTGAAGATATTCGATATCTGACAGAGAAAGAGACGGGACAATCGCTCGCCCCGTCAGAAATATCCGATTACTGGTACAGGAAGGGATGGCAGTGGATAGTTGAGAATCCTGCAGATTTCGCGAGGCTGTACATAAAAAAGATATATTTCTTCTTGAATAACTATGAAGTTTCCAATAATCGGAATCTCAACGCGGTATTTGCGGCGAATCCGATTTTGAGAATATCGCCGTTGAATTTTGGCATGATTCTGGCGGGGGCGCTTTTATCCCTGTTCTTCCTGAGAAGACTCAAAGAGAGAAGACAGGATGTCATCTTAGTTCTGGGGATGATTCTTCTCTTCGCCGGGACAACCGCGCTCTATTTCATTAACGCCCG encodes:
- a CDS encoding glycosyltransferase family 39 protein, coding for MRRFKFRNIFSDPLTIVILLGGLYRLIYLLHYYASPEWSQLLVDSLYHDRWAAAIASGDWVGAEAFFRAPLYIYFLGLIYVVFGHSILMARIAGCLFGLISIGLTYKIAEKVFDKRTAVIAAGIHALYPLAVYYESELMVEPFLTFLLEAAVLTLLSAAQQPGYRRYAYSGLLMGLAAITKPVVLPLFIVIAGYIFLRSGGIKKAVGLFAVFMAGVILVILPVTIRNYAVSKDPVLVASSGGINFYIGNNSRADGLTASVPEIGANWQIEDIRYLTEKETGQSLAPSEISDYWYRKGWQWIVENPADFARLYIKKIYFFLNNYEVSNNRNLNAVFAANPILRISPLNFGMILAGALLSLFFLRRLKERRQDVILVLGMILLFAGTTALYFINARFRLPILPFLFCLASFGAISLMDTIRMGRLLLSGLCLATAGAVYIFSISNLYQIDTENIKSAYFNQGNYFLYSGDFEQARENYYRLLDDDPEFPEANLNLGATFLRQGETDSAEFYFMKELAYYPANARALSNLATVFYLRKMMDSSLTYATRAIEAKPYFLDGYLAKTRVLGAKGDLESLEELLKEADRNLPRRGRLYLDAGIIFGEKKEFGKAELYLKRALAEEAAPVEMDDNAFLYSTEAYDAGQRRLKAKAFYELGYIYGVQNLLTESIEMSRQAIALDSSLAEAYINLTSGLLLSGQVSSAKATLETARRRFPENAAIKQIWESIK